The Lichenihabitans psoromatis genome contains a region encoding:
- a CDS encoding DUF927 domain-containing protein, protein MSNRSKPKTAADLSYRDIVGVTNKDPLPPLVLLANAEDERTGDASEIYAFQKPSDRFGIEKVAREKAFNPDSLAQALIAKNGQLPRDREAASTIVETASAKSPREHWLFVRNDGWQPNFTAFSHRGQIFGSAAKPQLILKPPLSNNTRKFALSQAGTPEGWQQVMHIAHYSTRLRLALCAAFAAPLLRVVDLQSFSIVLAGKSKAGKSTALLAAGSVIGIGLEGGLPNFNATPSALQETAAEFVDRVLPVNEIGLVSGPRKDAYQILRPLTYRYSEGRDTARHSKSAYGTDGAPLEWRGIMLVSSENTFEALAELAAEKRDEGEYARAFDVPALHSGNTTIFDSFPRGLPIEGREQWAREKLVELRRICANHHGHAFDTYVAFLVANRATLRRKVEFHMQMFMDSMRGRQLSGALQHAARNFAILYAGAAMADKAGVGSRWTAESTLVALTRCFDDGLREISNMQSVEERARAKLLHRIGSVGELPSAGDQSDCQAWYTRKPNGERIFCVRSAHFADWFAEPAELRAAVKWLWQSKLLSIRDGQKPDLPNTEWAITFPKLDGKGARSYQFKDPTSYN, encoded by the coding sequence ATGTCGAACCGCTCGAAACCCAAAACCGCCGCCGACCTTAGCTATCGCGATATTGTCGGCGTGACGAACAAAGACCCGTTACCGCCCCTTGTGCTTCTCGCAAACGCCGAGGATGAACGAACCGGCGACGCCAGCGAAATTTACGCCTTTCAAAAGCCGTCGGATCGGTTCGGAATCGAAAAGGTGGCGCGCGAAAAGGCCTTCAACCCCGACTCGCTTGCGCAGGCTCTCATCGCCAAAAACGGCCAATTGCCCCGCGACAGAGAAGCAGCAAGCACAATCGTCGAAACGGCATCGGCCAAGTCGCCGCGCGAACATTGGCTCTTCGTTCGAAATGACGGCTGGCAACCAAATTTCACAGCATTCTCGCATCGGGGCCAAATTTTCGGCAGCGCGGCGAAACCTCAGCTGATCCTCAAGCCACCGCTATCGAACAACACACGCAAATTTGCCCTAAGCCAAGCGGGCACGCCAGAAGGTTGGCAGCAGGTCATGCACATTGCCCATTATTCGACTCGCCTGCGCTTGGCTTTATGCGCCGCATTCGCAGCGCCGCTCCTCCGCGTCGTCGACCTTCAATCCTTCAGCATCGTGCTCGCCGGCAAGTCCAAAGCCGGAAAGTCGACAGCGTTGCTCGCCGCAGGGTCGGTCATCGGAATCGGCCTTGAAGGTGGTTTGCCCAACTTCAACGCGACGCCGTCTGCGCTGCAGGAGACGGCAGCCGAATTCGTCGATCGAGTTTTGCCGGTCAACGAGATTGGGCTGGTGAGCGGTCCGCGTAAAGATGCCTATCAAATCCTTCGCCCGCTCACCTACCGCTACTCTGAGGGGCGAGATACAGCGCGGCATAGCAAATCCGCTTATGGGACCGATGGTGCTCCTCTGGAGTGGCGCGGCATCATGCTGGTGAGTTCCGAAAATACGTTTGAGGCACTCGCTGAATTGGCCGCCGAAAAACGCGACGAGGGTGAGTATGCCCGGGCGTTTGACGTTCCTGCGCTCCACTCGGGCAACACGACCATCTTCGACAGCTTTCCACGTGGCTTACCGATTGAAGGTCGGGAGCAATGGGCTCGCGAAAAGCTGGTCGAACTGCGCCGCATTTGCGCCAACCACCATGGTCACGCCTTCGACACGTATGTTGCCTTCTTGGTAGCAAATCGTGCCACGCTACGGCGAAAGGTCGAGTTTCATATGCAGATGTTTATGGACTCAATGCGAGGTCGCCAGCTATCGGGTGCCCTTCAACACGCGGCTCGAAATTTTGCGATCTTGTACGCTGGTGCCGCCATGGCAGACAAGGCCGGCGTGGGTTCCAGATGGACCGCTGAGTCAACCCTCGTCGCATTGACGCGGTGCTTCGACGACGGGCTGCGCGAGATTTCAAACATGCAGAGCGTTGAAGAGCGCGCCCGAGCCAAACTTCTGCATCGCATTGGCTCGGTCGGTGAACTGCCTTCGGCGGGCGATCAATCCGACTGCCAAGCCTGGTACACAAGGAAGCCCAACGGGGAACGGATCTTTTGCGTTCGTTCGGCGCATTTCGCTGACTGGTTCGCTGAGCCGGCAGAGTTGCGTGCGGCCGTGAAGTGGCTATGGCAGTCTAAGCTTTTGAGCATCAGGGACGGTCAAAAGCCTGACTTACCCAACACCGAATGGGCGATCACGTTTCCCAAACTCGATGGGAAGGGTGCTCGGAGCTATCAATTTAAGGACCCAACGTCCTATAACTAA